The following proteins are co-located in the Hydrogenophaga sp. RAC07 genome:
- a CDS encoding ABC transporter substrate-binding protein, producing the protein MRTLQKLTQRFCLGALAALTFGSALAADPGVTNEKLVLGAVIPLSGPPSIIGKAIATTLKVWEQDVNSRGGIGGRKVDIRIEDDGYVPQRAVQGLKKLIDVEQIFALIGTSGSSQLLAMLPIIDEQKIPAINHIAVNSAHFNPPHKTLFNIGATYCQEVSASMKHLVTSQKLQGSKFGLIFQEDDYGTDVKCGYEQALKELGLKSSIEVAYKRGAKDFSAEVLSVQRAGATFVLTGGIITETAAMLKEIAKNQMQAVRLAAHPSHLPAVLALAGPAADGVYVAEYVPPVTDIQTQGIGKLTALTYKYFSANEVKDMNRYSLTAYVGVQLLESALNACAKNLTRACVVEKLEQTKNFTSDGIMAPLTFGPNIRQSGTRPILLKANASAGKFERASEFLSSK; encoded by the coding sequence ATGCGAACACTACAGAAGCTGACCCAGCGCTTTTGCCTCGGCGCCCTCGCCGCACTGACCTTCGGCAGCGCACTGGCGGCAGATCCCGGGGTCACGAACGAGAAACTCGTGCTTGGCGCGGTCATCCCGCTGAGCGGCCCGCCCAGCATCATTGGCAAGGCCATTGCCACGACCCTGAAAGTTTGGGAGCAGGACGTCAATTCGCGCGGCGGCATCGGCGGACGCAAAGTCGACATTCGCATTGAGGACGACGGCTATGTGCCGCAGCGCGCTGTCCAGGGTCTGAAAAAACTGATTGATGTCGAACAGATCTTTGCATTGATCGGCACCTCCGGCTCGTCGCAGTTGCTGGCCATGCTGCCCATCATCGACGAGCAGAAAATTCCCGCCATCAACCATATCGCCGTCAACAGCGCCCACTTCAACCCACCGCACAAGACGCTGTTCAATATCGGGGCAACTTACTGCCAGGAGGTCTCTGCCAGCATGAAGCATCTGGTCACATCCCAGAAGCTGCAGGGATCGAAGTTCGGCCTGATCTTCCAGGAAGACGATTACGGCACCGACGTCAAATGCGGCTACGAACAGGCCCTGAAAGAGCTCGGCTTGAAAAGCAGCATCGAAGTTGCCTACAAACGCGGGGCGAAGGATTTTTCCGCCGAGGTGTTGAGCGTGCAGCGCGCCGGCGCCACCTTCGTGCTGACCGGCGGCATCATCACCGAAACCGCCGCCATGCTCAAAGAGATCGCGAAGAACCAGATGCAAGCCGTGCGCCTGGCCGCTCACCCTTCGCATCTGCCTGCGGTACTGGCCCTGGCCGGCCCGGCAGCAGACGGCGTGTACGTCGCCGAGTATGTGCCTCCAGTGACCGACATACAAACACAAGGCATTGGCAAACTCACCGCACTGACCTACAAATATTTTTCAGCCAATGAGGTCAAGGACATGAACCGGTATTCATTGACCGCCTATGTAGGTGTCCAGTTGCTCGAATCAGCGCTCAACGCATGTGCCAAAAACCTCACACGTGCCTGCGTGGTCGAAAAGCTCGAGCAGACCAAAAATTTCACCAGCGACGGCATCATGGCCCCATTGACCTTCGGGCCCAATATTCGACAGTCGGGGACCCGCCCCATTTTGCTCAAGGCGAATGCCAGCGCCGGGAAATTCGAGCGAGCCTCTGAATTTCTGAGTTCCAAGTAA
- a CDS encoding ABC transporter substrate-binding protein, producing MTRKYFRYAATSLLSMVISLTATTAAAADPGVTDAKIVLGSVTPVSGPPSLLGKAHMLALRVWEQDVNARGGINGRKVEIRQEDDGYVPQRAVQGVKRLVDVEGIFGLIGTSGSAMLQAMLPYINEQGLPTINAMAVAAAHFTPPNKTVFVIGPTYCQELSSAMKNMVASKKLQKEKFALVYQDDEFGSDVRCGYQKAIKDLGLNSVSEISFKRGTKDFSAEMLSLKQVGATFLASGGVVAEHSMLMKESAKNQMSLTFLAVHSAHLTPVQALAGAAGDGYFVADYVPPLTDLSVPGMAKFMGLAQKYLTADELKSLNRYSITAYVGALLMEDAIRRCGKALTRACVVEKLETTKNFSTDGLASPISFGPNDRHSPSSVLVLRSDAKNSRFERVSEPIPVLD from the coding sequence ATGACACGCAAATACTTTCGATATGCCGCCACCAGTCTGCTCAGCATGGTTATCAGCCTGACGGCCACGACCGCCGCTGCTGCCGACCCCGGTGTGACCGACGCCAAAATCGTCCTCGGCTCGGTGACGCCCGTCAGCGGCCCCCCTAGCCTGCTGGGCAAGGCCCACATGCTTGCCTTGCGGGTATGGGAGCAGGATGTCAACGCCCGTGGTGGCATCAACGGCCGCAAGGTGGAAATTCGCCAGGAAGATGACGGCTATGTGCCTCAGCGTGCTGTGCAAGGCGTCAAGCGACTGGTCGACGTGGAAGGCATCTTCGGCCTCATCGGCACCTCGGGCTCAGCGATGCTGCAAGCCATGCTGCCCTACATCAACGAGCAAGGCTTGCCAACTATCAACGCGATGGCCGTGGCAGCAGCGCACTTCACTCCACCGAACAAAACGGTATTTGTGATCGGGCCAACCTATTGTCAGGAGTTGAGCTCCGCCATGAAAAACATGGTCGCTAGCAAGAAGTTGCAAAAGGAGAAGTTTGCGCTGGTCTATCAGGATGACGAGTTTGGCAGCGACGTGCGTTGCGGCTACCAGAAGGCGATCAAGGATCTGGGGCTTAACAGCGTGTCCGAGATCTCCTTCAAGCGTGGCACCAAGGACTTCTCGGCTGAGATGCTGAGTCTGAAGCAGGTGGGAGCGACCTTTCTCGCGTCGGGCGGCGTGGTAGCCGAGCATTCGATGCTGATGAAGGAATCCGCTAAAAACCAGATGTCGCTGACCTTCCTTGCCGTGCATTCGGCCCACCTGACCCCTGTTCAGGCGCTCGCCGGTGCCGCGGGCGACGGCTACTTCGTCGCAGACTATGTCCCGCCTCTGACCGACCTGTCGGTGCCAGGCATGGCCAAGTTCATGGGGTTGGCACAGAAATATCTGACAGCCGACGAGTTGAAGTCGCTCAACCGCTATTCGATCACAGCCTACGTCGGTGCGCTGCTAATGGAAGACGCGATCCGCCGCTGTGGCAAGGCGCTGACCCGCGCCTGTGTCGTCGAGAAGCTGGAGACAACCAAGAACTTCAGCACCGATGGGCTGGCTTCTCCCATCAGTTTCGGCCCCAATGACCGGCACTCGCCGAGCAGCGTGCTCGTGTTGCGCTCGGACGCCAAAAACTCCCGCTTCGAGCGCGTGTCCGAACCCATCCCCGTGCTCGATTGA